One genomic region from Bradyrhizobium icense encodes:
- a CDS encoding ABC transporter permease, protein MNIRVLDLILSRLFVAMITLLIVSFAVFFATNLLPGDTASILLGQAATPEAAEGLRRAMHLDEPAVLRFIHWLLDFLRGDFGTSYANSMPVVALIGDRFVNTMKLAGITALLAVPISLTLGITSAVLRGSLYDRVVTVLLIGIISVPEFMVATCAVLFFAVYLKWLPALSFANDAHSFADMLKIYSMPVITLTFGVSAQIIRMTRAAVIETLDTTYVEMALLKGASRGRMVLKHALPNALGPIANAVALSLSYLIGGVIIVETIFNYPGIAKLMVDAVSTRDLPLIQTCAMIFCLGYLLLTTAADIVAILSNPRIR, encoded by the coding sequence ATGAATATCAGGGTTCTCGATCTCATCCTGAGCAGGCTCTTCGTGGCGATGATCACATTGCTGATCGTCTCCTTTGCGGTGTTCTTTGCAACCAACCTGCTGCCCGGCGACACCGCGTCAATCCTGCTCGGACAAGCCGCCACACCGGAAGCAGCCGAGGGGCTGCGGCGGGCCATGCATCTGGATGAGCCGGCAGTCCTTCGTTTTATCCATTGGTTGCTTGACTTTCTCCGCGGCGATTTCGGCACGTCCTATGCCAACAGCATGCCGGTTGTCGCGCTGATCGGCGATCGCTTCGTCAACACGATGAAACTCGCCGGCATCACGGCACTGCTCGCTGTGCCGATTTCGTTGACGCTTGGCATCACCAGCGCCGTGTTGCGCGGTTCGCTATACGACCGCGTTGTAACGGTGCTCCTGATCGGGATCATTTCCGTCCCAGAGTTCATGGTGGCGACCTGCGCCGTGCTCTTCTTCGCGGTGTACTTGAAATGGCTTCCCGCTCTCTCTTTCGCAAACGACGCGCATTCGTTCGCCGACATGCTGAAGATCTATTCCATGCCGGTTATCACACTCACCTTCGGAGTGTCGGCGCAAATAATCCGGATGACGCGCGCCGCCGTTATTGAGACGCTCGACACAACCTACGTAGAGATGGCCCTCCTCAAGGGCGCGTCGCGCGGACGCATGGTGCTCAAGCATGCCCTTCCGAACGCGCTTGGTCCGATCGCCAATGCGGTGGCGCTATCGCTGTCATACCTCATCGGCGGCGTGATCATCGTTGAGACGATCTTCAACTATCCGGGCATTGCAAAACTGATGGTTGACGCGGTCTCGACCCGTGACCTCCCGCTGATCCAGACCTGCGCAATGATCTTCTGCCTTGGCTATCTGCTGTTGACCACGGCCGCGGACATTGTCGCGATCCTGTCAAATCCGAGGATCCGATGA